The following proteins come from a genomic window of Micromonospora echinofusca:
- a CDS encoding transporter substrate-binding domain-containing protein, which produces MTTPRPTSTRTRRRAAFLALLATLPGCAAPATPAPAPPARPPGVATAPTTDATGGVCPVRRSFPPDPTPPRRILDRGELVAGVDPSDATMSHWDASSQRFEGFNIELMLAVARALWPADDPRSRLTFKAVPPGQGAFTMLDKGEIDVVATSLTASCERARLVLFSNDYLDSGQTVLVRKRPDGTPEFAGMEQLGGRRVCAAANTTSLAMIAGYRTTGGLRPVPVHAPHPVDCLVMLRQGQVDGVSTDDNILLGFARMAPDTTLVTEAPREERRSCEHHRDEDCTWFTDEPHAFAFRLTDGRDLVAFVNHVLAQPRTAMVWQQAHDRWLAGHRDRGMPSPGPATTAWPPPDPAPATPAPAD; this is translated from the coding sequence GTGACCACACCCCGGCCGACCTCCACGCGGACCCGACGCCGGGCCGCGTTCCTCGCGCTCCTGGCGACGCTGCCCGGGTGCGCCGCCCCCGCGACGCCGGCTCCCGCACCCCCCGCCCGGCCGCCGGGGGTGGCGACCGCGCCGACGACCGACGCGACCGGCGGGGTCTGCCCCGTACGCCGCAGCTTCCCGCCCGACCCGACGCCCCCGCGCCGGATCCTCGACCGGGGCGAACTGGTCGCGGGCGTGGACCCGTCCGACGCCACCATGAGCCACTGGGACGCCAGCAGCCAGCGGTTCGAGGGCTTCAACATCGAGCTGATGCTGGCGGTGGCCCGTGCCCTCTGGCCGGCCGACGACCCGCGCAGCCGGCTCACCTTCAAGGCGGTGCCGCCCGGCCAGGGCGCCTTCACCATGCTGGACAAGGGTGAGATCGACGTTGTCGCCACGTCGCTCACGGCCTCCTGCGAGCGGGCCCGGCTGGTGCTGTTCTCCAACGACTACCTCGACTCCGGGCAGACGGTGCTGGTCCGCAAGCGCCCCGACGGCACGCCCGAGTTCGCGGGCATGGAACAGCTCGGCGGCCGGCGGGTCTGCGCCGCCGCGAACACCACCTCGCTGGCGATGATCGCCGGCTACCGCACCACGGGAGGCCTGCGGCCGGTCCCGGTGCACGCCCCGCACCCGGTCGACTGCCTGGTCATGCTGCGTCAGGGGCAGGTCGACGGCGTCAGCACCGACGACAACATCCTGCTGGGCTTCGCCCGGATGGCCCCGGACACGACCCTGGTGACCGAGGCGCCCCGGGAGGAGCGGCGCTCCTGCGAGCACCACCGGGACGAGGACTGCACCTGGTTCACCGACGAGCCGCACGCCTTCGCGTTCCGCCTGACCGACGGCCGGGACCTGGTCGCGTTCGTCAACCACGTGCTGGCGCAGCCGCGTACGGCGATGGTGTGGCAGCAGGCCCACGACCGGTGGCTCGCCGGCCACCGGGACCGGGGCATGCCCTCGCCCGGGCCGGCCACCACCGCCTGGCCGCCGCCCGACCCCGCCCCGGCCACCCCCGCGCCGGCCGACTGA
- a CDS encoding serine/threonine-protein kinase encodes MTVDRDCAQRNCPGAVDEDGFCRLWGHECLGAGGADVGGAAVRPPEADPRPPRTTSRPWERPAVLPTARPHDPLTAVVSQAVVPEHSRYCGNTRCHRHRGPRLPRVAGFCPDCGTRYSFTPPLADGDLRAGRYRIEGCLGNGGVGWVFLARDEDMDGAWRVLKGQRNPEDREAVAAFVAERQALIALNHPRIVTITHALRPESDRDGGYLVMEYVNGGTLEEARSTAGPGGGSCAVDVAQALGYAVQILDAFEYLHDQGWLYCDLKPENVMRVGGQGTNDPIKLVDFGAARRIDNTVSPAWGTVGYTAPEVERLGPAGPSVRSDLYTVGRTLAALTLVPRSTEVTRIPPGADLLRLPVPARLDPFLRLLARATAAEPEDRFASAAEMREQVRGVRRQVGSATDGVPRPTRSTLFSPSTCAFALHTDRAALDVVEIMLGLPVPLVDGTDPAAGFLASLGAADPAELIELLKTAPQRTAQVTYRAVRAHLAAGRVAEAGPLLAGFPEDLRDWALWWHRGLVALVGRDAATARRRFEQVYGWLPGEVSTRLAYAVACELDGDPRTAADHYRGVWDADPGVVGAAFGLARCLLATADARSAADALLRVPESSRASTVAVTCAVRILLDAPDDGRRLDAALDAAAIVDKLPPFGEREEVEAHILRIALDCDLTEGRHDDRRLFGHRLDEDALRRAFERRCRSRARRTADRRERIALVELANAYRPVTWW; translated from the coding sequence ATGACGGTGGACCGCGACTGCGCGCAACGCAACTGCCCCGGCGCCGTCGACGAGGACGGGTTCTGCCGGCTGTGGGGCCACGAGTGCCTCGGCGCGGGCGGGGCCGACGTGGGTGGCGCGGCGGTCCGGCCGCCCGAGGCCGATCCGCGACCGCCCCGGACGACGTCGCGGCCGTGGGAGCGACCGGCGGTGCTGCCGACCGCGCGGCCCCACGATCCCCTGACGGCGGTGGTCTCGCAGGCGGTGGTGCCCGAGCACTCCCGCTACTGCGGCAACACGAGGTGCCACCGGCACCGGGGTCCCCGGCTGCCCCGGGTCGCCGGGTTCTGCCCCGACTGCGGCACCCGCTACTCCTTCACCCCGCCGCTGGCCGACGGTGACCTGCGCGCCGGGCGCTACCGGATCGAGGGCTGCCTGGGCAACGGCGGCGTCGGCTGGGTGTTCCTCGCCCGGGACGAGGACATGGACGGCGCCTGGCGGGTGCTGAAGGGACAGCGCAACCCGGAGGATCGGGAGGCCGTCGCCGCGTTCGTCGCCGAGCGGCAGGCGCTGATCGCGCTGAACCACCCGAGGATCGTCACCATCACCCACGCGCTGCGGCCCGAGTCCGACCGCGACGGCGGCTACCTGGTGATGGAGTACGTCAACGGCGGCACCCTGGAGGAGGCGCGCAGCACGGCCGGACCGGGCGGCGGGTCCTGCGCCGTGGACGTGGCGCAGGCGCTGGGGTACGCCGTGCAGATCCTCGACGCCTTCGAGTACCTGCACGACCAGGGCTGGCTGTACTGCGACCTGAAGCCCGAGAACGTGATGCGCGTCGGCGGCCAGGGCACCAACGACCCGATCAAGCTGGTCGACTTCGGCGCGGCCCGCCGCATCGACAACACGGTCAGCCCGGCGTGGGGCACGGTGGGCTACACGGCGCCGGAGGTGGAGCGACTCGGGCCGGCCGGCCCCAGCGTGCGGTCGGACCTCTACACCGTCGGGCGTACCCTCGCCGCGCTGACCCTGGTGCCCCGCTCCACCGAGGTGACCCGGATCCCGCCGGGTGCGGACCTGCTGCGGCTGCCCGTGCCCGCGCGGCTCGACCCGTTCCTGCGGCTGCTCGCGCGCGCCACCGCCGCCGAGCCGGAGGACAGGTTCGCCTCGGCGGCCGAGATGCGCGAGCAGGTCCGGGGCGTACGCCGGCAGGTCGGCTCCGCCACCGACGGCGTGCCCAGACCGACCCGCTCCACTCTGTTCAGCCCGTCCACGTGCGCGTTCGCGCTGCACACCGACCGCGCTGCCCTCGACGTCGTGGAGATCATGCTCGGCCTGCCCGTGCCCCTGGTCGACGGCACCGACCCGGCCGCCGGGTTCCTCGCCTCGCTCGGCGCCGCCGACCCGGCCGAACTCATCGAGCTGCTGAAGACCGCGCCGCAGCGGACCGCACAGGTCACCTACCGCGCCGTACGGGCCCACCTCGCCGCCGGACGGGTGGCCGAGGCGGGCCCGCTGCTCGCCGGCTTCCCCGAGGACCTGCGGGACTGGGCGCTGTGGTGGCACCGCGGCCTGGTGGCCCTGGTGGGGCGGGACGCCGCCACCGCCCGACGCCGCTTCGAGCAGGTCTACGGCTGGCTGCCCGGCGAGGTGTCCACCCGGCTCGCGTACGCGGTGGCCTGCGAACTCGACGGCGACCCGCGGACCGCCGCCGACCACTACCGGGGGGTGTGGGACGCCGACCCGGGCGTGGTGGGCGCGGCGTTCGGGCTGGCCCGCTGCCTGCTGGCGACGGCCGACGCGCGCAGCGCGGCGGACGCCCTGCTGCGGGTGCCGGAGTCCTCCCGCGCCTCGACGGTGGCGGTCACCTGCGCGGTGCGGATCCTGCTCGACGCGCCGGACGACGGGCGTCGGCTGGACGCCGCGCTCGACGCCGCCGCGATCGTCGACAAGCTGCCCCCGTTCGGCGAACGCGAGGAGGTGGAGGCGCACATCCTGCGGATCGCGCTGGACTGCGACCTGACCGAGGGGCGCCACGACGACCGGCGGCTGTTCGGTCACCGGCTCGACGAGGACGCGCTGCGCCGCGCGTTCGAGCGCCGGTGCCGCTCCCGCGCCCGACGCACCGCCGACCGGCGGGAGCGGATCGCGCTCGTCGAGCTGGCCAACGCGTACCGGCCGGTGACGTGGTGGTGA
- a CDS encoding alanine--tRNA ligase-related protein — MTYDPISRTFLDFFRERGHELVPDGSLIPPPGDPVLFTTSGMHPLTPYLEGRPHPLGRRLVNVQRCLRTTDLDEVGDRTHLTLFRMLGSWSLGDYDLPRSLRWGYELLRDGFGVPHERMHVTVFGGDDRVGPDEPSLRTWGELGLPVELTGEENWWSNGPTGPCGPDTEIFVWTGDGPPHGTPGTDERWMEVWNHVGMRYHRHGDGRLTPLRQPNVDTGMGLERLEMVLRGHRSVHEGESLVPWVGGVCDVWGLRDASLRVVGDHLRAGVVVVGDGVRPSNTGRGYVLRRLLRRTLTTLWRDEASRTLSDLPTAPVRHTLDSFRQSVTVDEVREVFTGEERRFRELLRRGRPVVLRRRSRGPLTDADYRDLHDTHGLPRDLVDGLLAEAG; from the coding sequence ATGACGTACGACCCGATCAGCCGTACCTTCCTCGACTTCTTCCGCGAGCGCGGCCACGAACTCGTGCCCGACGGCTCCCTGATCCCGCCGCCGGGCGACCCGGTGCTCTTCACCACCTCCGGCATGCACCCGCTGACCCCCTACCTGGAGGGCCGACCCCACCCGCTGGGCCGGCGGCTGGTCAACGTGCAGCGCTGCCTGCGCACCACCGACCTGGACGAGGTGGGCGACCGCACCCACCTGACCCTGTTCCGGATGCTCGGCTCCTGGTCGCTCGGCGACTACGACCTGCCCCGCAGTCTGCGGTGGGGCTACGAGCTGCTGCGTGACGGCTTCGGCGTGCCGCACGAGCGGATGCACGTGACCGTCTTCGGCGGCGACGACCGGGTCGGCCCGGACGAGCCGTCGCTGCGCACCTGGGGCGAGCTGGGCCTGCCGGTGGAGCTGACCGGGGAGGAGAACTGGTGGTCCAACGGCCCGACCGGGCCCTGCGGACCCGACACCGAGATCTTCGTCTGGACCGGCGACGGCCCGCCCCACGGCACCCCGGGCACCGACGAGCGGTGGATGGAGGTCTGGAACCACGTGGGGATGCGCTACCACCGCCACGGCGACGGCCGACTCACGCCGCTGCGTCAGCCCAACGTGGACACCGGGATGGGCCTCGAACGGCTGGAGATGGTGCTGCGCGGGCACCGCTCGGTCCACGAGGGCGAGAGTCTCGTGCCGTGGGTGGGCGGCGTCTGCGACGTGTGGGGCCTGCGGGACGCGTCGCTGCGTGTGGTCGGCGACCACCTGCGCGCGGGCGTGGTGGTGGTCGGCGACGGCGTACGCCCCTCGAACACCGGCCGCGGCTACGTGCTGCGTCGGCTGTTGCGCCGGACGCTCACCACGCTGTGGCGCGACGAGGCGTCCAGGACCCTGTCGGACCTGCCGACCGCGCCGGTGCGACACACCCTCGACAGCTTCCGCCAGTCCGTGACCGTCGACGAGGTGCGCGAGGTGTTCACCGGCGAGGAACGGCGGTTCCGGGAACTGCTGCGTCGCGGCCGGCCGGTGGTCTTGCGGCGCAGGTCCCGGGGCCCGCTGACGGACGCGGACTACCGCGACCTGCACGACACCCACGGGCTGCCCCGCGACCTCGTCGACGGTCTGCTCGCCGAGGCGGGCTGA
- a CDS encoding fatty acid desaturase family protein — MTVIQNKPVNPIAHLSAEDIETIGKELDAIRDRVVASRGERDAAYIRRVISTQRKLEIGSRVVLLFSLFPPAWIVGTAGLTVAKILENMEVGHNVLHGQWDWMRDPKIHSTTWEWDHVSPADQWKHSHNELHHTYTNVLGKDNDLGYGIMRVDEDQRWHPFHLGQPLWNFINACFFEYGIAAYDLELGRNLRKGRHKKPEFRARARAVGRKIRRQVLKDYVVHPLLSGPSFLHTLAATFTANLLRNLWSHSVIMCGHFPEGVETFSRRSIEGETRGEWYLRQMLGSANISGSRLMHIMTGNLSYQIEHHLFPDLPSNRYQEIAPEVRALFDRYGLKYTTGSLPRQVFSAWRKVVRLSLPNRQTPRRADERPAPALATSGV; from the coding sequence GTGACCGTGATCCAGAACAAGCCCGTCAACCCGATCGCCCACCTCTCCGCCGAGGACATCGAGACCATCGGCAAGGAACTCGACGCGATCCGCGACCGGGTGGTCGCCAGCCGGGGCGAGCGCGACGCCGCCTACATCCGCCGGGTCATCTCCACCCAGCGCAAGCTGGAGATCGGCAGCCGGGTCGTGCTGCTGTTCTCCCTCTTCCCGCCCGCCTGGATCGTGGGCACCGCCGGCCTGACCGTGGCCAAGATCCTGGAGAACATGGAGGTCGGCCACAACGTCCTGCACGGCCAGTGGGACTGGATGCGCGACCCGAAGATCCACTCCACCACCTGGGAGTGGGACCACGTCTCGCCCGCCGACCAGTGGAAGCACTCGCACAACGAGCTGCACCACACGTACACGAACGTCCTCGGCAAGGACAACGACCTCGGCTACGGCATCATGCGCGTCGACGAGGACCAGCGGTGGCACCCGTTCCACCTGGGGCAGCCGCTGTGGAACTTCATCAACGCCTGCTTCTTCGAGTACGGCATCGCCGCGTACGACCTGGAGCTGGGGCGCAACCTGCGCAAGGGCCGGCACAAGAAGCCGGAGTTCCGGGCCCGGGCGCGCGCCGTGGGCCGCAAGATCCGCCGGCAGGTGCTCAAGGACTACGTCGTGCACCCGCTGCTGTCCGGGCCCTCGTTCCTGCACACGCTGGCCGCCACCTTCACCGCCAACCTCCTGCGCAACCTGTGGAGCCACTCGGTGATCATGTGCGGGCACTTCCCGGAGGGCGTGGAGACCTTCTCCAGGCGCTCGATCGAGGGCGAGACCCGCGGCGAGTGGTACCTGCGGCAGATGCTCGGCTCGGCCAACATCAGCGGCAGCCGGCTGATGCACATCATGACGGGCAACCTGTCGTACCAGATCGAGCACCACCTCTTCCCGGACCTGCCCAGCAACCGCTACCAGGAGATCGCCCCCGAGGTGCGGGCCCTGTTCGACCGGTACGGGCTGAAGTACACCACCGGCTCGCTGCCCCGGCAGGTCTTCTCGGCGTGGCGGAAGGTCGTCCGGCTCTCGCTGCCCAACCGCCAGACGCCCCGCCGCGCCGACGAGCGCCCCGCCCCGGCCCTCGCCACCTCCGGCGTCTGA
- a CDS encoding PucR family transcriptional regulator, whose product MSERSEATRRAARLELDARVAGELHERLPLLAERTITAITAEVPSYSGTLTGQMREKIETAVQIALGTFLQLIGRSEGSDPSTPLVGALEAAYALGSGEARSGRSMDALLAAYRVGARVSWREMSTTTVQGGSSAATVAEFAELMFAYIDELSAASVAGHADELASAGRARRRNLERLTQRLLAGEPEEALLRSAERADWPPPQTLTVVLLPRANLRAALARLHPRTLESGDDLAAGGAGEDLAVLLVPDTHGDRRRQLARVLHGRRAVLGPARPWTLVASSYQRAVRALSLGLRPADDGPALDTEEHLAELVLSTDPEGLADLRARVLAPLASLPPGTADRLAETLRSWLLHQGRRDDVAAELFVHAQTVRYRMGKLRELYGERLTDPATVLDLTLALAFPPRGEVDDPAP is encoded by the coding sequence ATGTCCGAACGCTCGGAGGCCACGCGACGCGCGGCCCGGCTCGAATTGGACGCCCGGGTGGCCGGCGAGCTGCACGAGCGGCTCCCCCTGCTCGCCGAGCGCACCATCACCGCCATCACCGCCGAGGTACCGAGCTACTCCGGCACCCTCACCGGCCAGATGCGCGAGAAGATCGAGACGGCGGTGCAGATCGCGCTCGGCACGTTCCTCCAGCTCATCGGGCGCTCCGAGGGCAGCGACCCGAGCACCCCGCTCGTCGGCGCGCTGGAGGCCGCGTACGCCCTCGGCAGCGGCGAGGCGCGTTCCGGCCGAAGCATGGACGCCCTGCTCGCCGCGTACCGCGTCGGCGCCCGGGTCTCCTGGCGGGAGATGTCCACCACCACCGTGCAGGGCGGGTCGTCGGCCGCGACCGTCGCCGAGTTCGCCGAGCTGATGTTCGCGTACATCGACGAGCTCTCCGCCGCGAGCGTGGCCGGGCACGCCGACGAGCTGGCCAGCGCCGGACGGGCCCGGCGGCGCAACCTGGAACGGCTCACCCAGCGGCTGCTGGCCGGGGAGCCCGAGGAGGCCCTGCTGCGCAGCGCCGAGCGGGCCGACTGGCCGCCGCCGCAGACCCTCACCGTCGTCCTGCTGCCCCGGGCCAACCTCCGCGCGGCGCTCGCGCGGCTGCACCCGCGCACCCTGGAGAGCGGCGACGACCTTGCGGCAGGCGGGGCGGGCGAGGACCTGGCGGTGCTGCTGGTGCCCGACACACACGGCGACCGGCGGCGGCAGCTCGCCCGGGTGCTGCACGGCCGCCGCGCGGTGCTCGGCCCCGCCCGGCCCTGGACCCTGGTCGCCTCGTCCTACCAGCGGGCGGTCCGGGCCCTGTCGCTCGGCCTGCGCCCGGCCGACGACGGGCCGGCGCTGGACACCGAGGAGCACCTCGCGGAGCTGGTGCTCAGCACCGACCCGGAAGGGCTCGCCGACCTGCGCGCCCGGGTCCTCGCGCCGCTCGCGTCGCTGCCGCCCGGCACCGCCGACCGGCTCGCCGAGACCCTGCGCTCCTGGCTGCTGCACCAGGGCCGGCGCGACGACGTGGCCGCCGAACTGTTCGTGCACGCGCAGACCGTGCGCTACCGGATGGGCAAGCTGCGCGAGCTGTACGGCGAGCGCCTGACCGACCCGGCGACGGTCCTCGACCTCACCCTGGCCCTGGCCTTCCCGCCCCGCGGCGAGGTCGACGACCCGGCGCCCTGA
- a CDS encoding ferredoxin reductase, translating to MTTTVPNPSGKAALRGRILRLAASVTTPLLPDDYLDMVAPLRSGADLRGRILAVRPETADAATLVIRPGRDWRGHTPGQYVRLGVDVDGVRQWRAYSVTSAPQRRGGPISVTVKAIPDGVVSNHLVRRTRPGTLVRLDQAQGDFVLPDRPPARVLFVTAGSGVTPVMGMLRADVLGGADVVVVHSAPTPDDVIFGAELRDLATRGAIRLVERHTDTDGLLTVADLERLVPDHLDRETWACGPVGLLDALEEHWTAAGHGDRLHTERFRPTVISAGEGGAVTFVRSGVTVAADGATPLLDAGENAGVLMPSGCRMGICFGCVLPLRQGAVRDLRNGELTTAVPGDGVRIQTCVSAAAGPCDIDH from the coding sequence ATGACCACCACCGTCCCGAACCCCTCCGGGAAGGCGGCCCTGCGGGGCCGGATCCTCCGGCTGGCCGCGTCGGTCACCACCCCGCTGCTGCCCGACGACTACCTCGACATGGTCGCCCCGCTGCGCTCCGGCGCCGACCTGCGCGGGCGGATCCTCGCCGTACGCCCCGAGACCGCCGACGCGGCGACGCTGGTGATCCGGCCCGGCCGCGACTGGCGCGGGCACACCCCCGGGCAGTACGTCCGCCTGGGCGTCGACGTCGACGGCGTACGCCAGTGGCGGGCGTACTCGGTGACCTCCGCGCCGCAGCGCCGGGGCGGACCGATCTCGGTGACCGTCAAGGCCATCCCCGACGGGGTCGTCAGCAACCACCTCGTCCGCCGGACCCGGCCCGGGACGCTGGTGCGGCTCGACCAGGCCCAGGGCGACTTCGTGCTGCCGGACCGGCCGCCGGCCCGGGTGCTCTTCGTGACGGCGGGCAGCGGCGTCACCCCCGTCATGGGGATGCTGCGCGCCGACGTGCTGGGCGGCGCCGACGTCGTCGTGGTGCACTCGGCGCCCACGCCGGACGACGTGATCTTCGGCGCCGAACTGCGGGACCTCGCGACGCGGGGCGCGATCCGGCTGGTGGAGCGGCACACCGACACCGACGGGCTGCTCACCGTGGCCGACCTCGAGCGCCTCGTGCCCGACCACCTCGACCGGGAGACCTGGGCCTGCGGCCCGGTCGGCCTGCTCGACGCCCTCGAGGAGCACTGGACGGCCGCGGGGCACGGCGACCGGCTGCACACGGAGCGGTTCCGCCCCACCGTCATCTCGGCCGGCGAGGGCGGCGCCGTCACCTTCGTCCGCTCGGGCGTGACCGTCGCCGCCGACGGCGCGACCCCGCTGCTCGACGCCGGCGAGAACGCCGGGGTGCTGATGCCCTCGGGCTGCCGGATGGGCATCTGCTTCGGCTGCGTCCTGCCGCTGCGCCAGGGCGCGGTTCGGGACCTGCGCAACGGGGAACTGACCACGGCGGTGCCCGGCGACGGCGTCCGCATCCAGACCTGCGTGTCGGCGGCGGCCGGCCCCTGCGACATCGACCACTGA